The DNA segment GCACACACTAAAAGGAAAACTGTTGAAACTGTGGCAGATGAGTTGACTGGGTCTACTGAAACTTACCTCAGACCAGAGCCCCATTCAAGCGTTCCACTGAGGACTACAACCACCCCTGAGCGTACTAGCACTATACTTGCTTTCCTTAAAGACACTTTtcatcatgttggcactttgcagagCCTTTCCCAAGAGGAACAGTCCAAGAGTTCACCAACTGTTACCGATGATATGTCAAAGACCATTGAATCAGTGTCAGTGCCTTTCATGTCCCACCATTATAAACTATGGGATGTATTAAACAGAAATGGCTCGTTATTCTCTGTACGACAACTGAATGGATCTTCTCTTACTACCATGAGAGTGACTACATCCCCAACTTTTTTGCAGTCCTCCTCAGTTTTAAAGACCACTACATTGGTACAAGGAACCACAAAGAGTACTGTACAGCTTACAGTGCCAGACAATGCCACCACAGTACAATTGATTCTTACTATGGATGCTACAACTAGGAGTCCCATTACCATGTCTACAGCTGGGTCCTCTGCAACTGGAAATTTTCTAAATAGGCTGGTGCCGGCAGGAACATGGAGGCCTGGGGTTCCAGGGAATATTTCCCATGTAACAGAGGATGGAGGTCAACCGCAACACAGAGAGACCATTTGTCTTAGCAAGGTGGATATTGCTTGGATATTCCTGGCTATTAGTGTACCAATATCATCATGCTGTAAGTATTCCATTTTATTCTGTTAATTTTTTTCAAGCAAAGAATTGGATGTATGCTGAGCATTAGtcatgggcgtaactacagtggtagcagccatagcagctgctacgggtcctgcagtgtgagggggcccAGTCATACGAGCTGACACActtaagaatggaggatgtacaccattgtatacatattatgttatataacatatatgtggtgTAAATATGTTATatctatggtgtatatatgttcTATGTTTGTGCATGAGTGTATCAATGTGTGTAAGACAGttaaaatgtgtgtataaattaagaactgtatgtgtataagtatataaattagtgcatatatgagtgtataaatgtgtgtgattgtaactcacatgcatgagtatacaaatatgtacaaaCATTTTGTTTAAGAGGGAAGGGaggcccattcagaagcctgctatgccCGCCCCCCACAGGTACGCCCCTGGCATTAGTGTCgtttttattttgttgttttaaCAATTTTTACAGTAGTGTTTAAAATTCTGCATTTGTTACTTTTTTCAGCTTATTATTTCTCACGCTATTTTATAATCTTTTCATGGTATATGTTGCATCTACTTGTTGGAGGTTCAGCCTATTTTTTAGCTAACACTTTAGAGCTTGTCTTGTTATATGACCCATATATTTTCTATA comes from the Engystomops pustulosus chromosome 5, aEngPut4.maternal, whole genome shotgun sequence genome and includes:
- the TMEM108 gene encoding transmembrane protein 108 encodes the protein MKRRSQALCCHLFSIVLVLAQAERNTLTDKEQFPTYHLLKEANTNAAMVMPSVSSGLVRKSARPPFHSKGVDYSDRHMAAPFLNIQGVTNSGSAHTKRKTVETVADELTGSTETYLRPEPHSSVPLRTTTTPERTSTILAFLKDTFHHVGTLQSLSQEEQSKSSPTVTDDMSKTIESVSVPFMSHHYKLWDVLNRNGSLFSVRQLNGSSLTTMRVTTSPTFLQSSSVLKTTTLVQGTTKSTVQLTVPDNATTVQLILTMDATTRSPITMSTAGSSATGNFLNRLVPAGTWRPGVPGNISHVTEDGGQPQHRETICLSKVDIAWIFLAISVPISSCSVLLTVCCMRRKKKASNPENNLSYWNNAITMDYFNKHAVELPREIQSLETSEDHLSEPRSPANGDYRNTGMVLVNPFCQETLFSGREQVSEI